The following coding sequences lie in one Dehalococcoidia bacterium genomic window:
- a CDS encoding B12-binding domain-containing radical SAM protein, with translation MRVLLVNPKSKIWTSPELIHLGLAYIGGALEELGHTVRIYDGAAESQPYEEVLAEGWDVVGVTATTPQIVDAWHAVDAAKAAGALTIMGGPHPTIQPLEQIERPSVDMVVRGEGEQPVRELFPILAELNGRPLSEAAERFRQIRGLTIKLETGEVIHNPDRPFQKDLSTLPRPAFHLFNVEKYSNLQPMTDGWRKERSFTIMTSRGCPHACTFCSRSVEGRTWRPRKISEVIAEWRWLIEECKATEIGVADDVWNLHLARAKELCRALIDNNLTHVPWVTIHGMRADATDEELFFLMKRAGCRRVGFGVESGNQAVLDRMKKKQTLDQVRTAMRNAKKAGLQTMGFFIFGMPGDTEETMEETIRFAIELDPDLANFMIATPYPGTELYDIIVREGQFHVKSWEELAIHSDRAHFSIGETTPEIVEKKWHEAYRRFYLRPSRIWRRMTMLDTWRNLPRYAAAARRFFLNTGRPEYVQSA, from the coding sequence ATGCGCGTGCTCTTGGTAAACCCGAAGTCGAAAATCTGGACCTCGCCTGAGCTGATCCATCTCGGCTTGGCCTACATTGGTGGCGCGCTTGAAGAGCTGGGCCACACCGTGCGGATTTACGACGGCGCGGCGGAAAGTCAGCCGTATGAGGAAGTCCTCGCCGAGGGGTGGGACGTTGTCGGCGTCACGGCCACGACGCCGCAAATTGTCGATGCCTGGCACGCTGTAGATGCCGCCAAAGCGGCCGGCGCCTTGACAATCATGGGCGGGCCCCATCCAACCATTCAGCCGCTGGAGCAGATCGAACGGCCGAGTGTCGATATGGTGGTGCGCGGCGAGGGCGAGCAGCCAGTGCGCGAGCTGTTCCCGATCCTCGCGGAACTGAATGGCCGCCCGCTCAGCGAAGCGGCGGAGCGGTTCCGGCAGATCCGGGGGCTGACGATCAAGCTCGAGACAGGCGAGGTGATCCACAACCCTGACCGTCCCTTTCAGAAGGATCTCTCGACCCTCCCGCGGCCGGCCTTCCACCTCTTCAACGTCGAGAAGTACAGCAACCTCCAGCCGATGACCGATGGCTGGCGGAAAGAACGGTCGTTCACCATTATGACCTCGCGAGGGTGCCCCCACGCCTGCACGTTCTGCTCGCGCAGCGTCGAAGGACGGACATGGCGCCCGCGCAAGATCAGTGAGGTGATCGCCGAGTGGCGCTGGCTGATCGAAGAGTGCAAAGCGACCGAGATCGGCGTTGCTGATGATGTCTGGAATCTCCACCTCGCTCGAGCCAAAGAACTGTGCCGGGCGCTCATCGACAACAACCTGACCCATGTCCCGTGGGTCACAATCCACGGGATGCGCGCTGATGCCACCGATGAAGAGCTGTTCTTTCTGATGAAGCGGGCGGGATGCCGCCGGGTCGGGTTCGGCGTTGAGAGCGGCAATCAGGCCGTCCTCGATCGGATGAAGAAGAAGCAAACGCTCGACCAAGTGCGAACGGCGATGCGGAACGCGAAGAAGGCCGGGCTGCAGACGATGGGCTTCTTCATTTTTGGGATGCCCGGCGATACTGAAGAGACAATGGAAGAGACGATCCGCTTCGCTATCGAGCTCGACCCGGATCTTGCCAACTTCATGATCGCGACACCTTATCCCGGCACAGAACTGTATGACATCATTGTCCGTGAAGGACAGTTTCATGTGAAGAGTTGGGAAGAGCTCGCTATTCACAGCGACCGTGCTCATTTCTCGATCGGAGAGACGACGCCCGAGATTGTGGAGAAGAAATGGCATGAAGCCTACCGCCGCTTCTACTTGCGACCGAGCCGCATTTGGCGGCGGATGACAATGCTTGACACCTGGCGAAATCTACCGCGCTATGCTGCTGCTGCTCGGCGGTTTTTCCTCAATACGGGACGGCCTGAGTATGTACAGAGCGCGTAA
- a CDS encoding B12-binding domain-containing radical SAM protein yields MAKVVLIYPKRDGRVFGRVPGSPYTLMRLASLVPDSIPVEIWDENREPIPYSNIRPGDLVGITSMTHSIDRARDIALKVKERGGTVAVGGVHATLSPEDVAKWADIVNVGEAYRTWPQIVQDHFSGGAKPYYCDEEWNSLEGVAPLTDRVIKMVAENREYWTPYLEITRGCPRNCSFCTAIRVSGQKMRLRPIPEVIEEIERRKIRRFFLTDDNFGLNFRLNPEYTEQLLRALAKLPLTGWTAQAEQMVGKYPELLDLAREAHLDKLFIGFESINPKNKRNLGGKSRGIQDEYRQVIKTCHDHGIGVVGLFVFGFDDDTLETFEETWKFIRESELDSVSVTVLTPYPGTPQRAQLEREGRLLDVPWSYYDTSHVTFIPKQMTVDELREAYDWLCKKVYSPYRIAQRGLRSLRRYPMARRAKKLMASFGTDVGYWRTYRFRYVS; encoded by the coding sequence ATGGCGAAGGTCGTCCTGATTTATCCAAAGCGCGATGGTCGCGTTTTCGGCAGGGTTCCGGGGTCGCCGTATACCCTCATGCGCCTTGCTTCTCTCGTTCCGGACTCGATCCCGGTCGAGATTTGGGACGAGAATCGCGAGCCGATCCCATATTCGAATATCCGTCCGGGCGATCTTGTCGGCATCACGAGTATGACCCATTCGATCGACCGGGCGCGGGATATTGCGCTGAAGGTGAAGGAACGGGGGGGAACGGTGGCGGTTGGCGGCGTTCACGCCACCCTCTCTCCCGAGGACGTCGCCAAGTGGGCGGATATTGTCAATGTCGGCGAGGCCTATCGCACCTGGCCGCAAATCGTCCAGGATCACTTTTCGGGCGGCGCAAAGCCGTACTACTGCGACGAGGAATGGAACAGCCTTGAAGGCGTTGCTCCGCTCACCGATCGCGTCATCAAAATGGTGGCGGAGAACCGGGAGTACTGGACGCCGTATCTCGAGATCACGCGTGGCTGCCCGCGGAACTGCTCGTTCTGCACGGCGATTCGCGTTTCTGGTCAGAAGATGCGGCTTCGGCCAATTCCTGAAGTGATCGAAGAGATCGAGCGGCGGAAAATCCGCCGGTTCTTTCTTACTGATGATAATTTCGGCTTGAATTTTCGCCTCAATCCCGAATATACGGAGCAGCTGCTGCGAGCCCTAGCGAAGCTGCCGTTGACTGGCTGGACCGCCCAAGCGGAGCAGATGGTCGGGAAATATCCCGAATTGCTTGACCTCGCGCGCGAAGCGCATCTCGACAAGCTGTTTATCGGCTTCGAGTCGATCAATCCGAAGAACAAGCGCAATCTTGGCGGCAAGTCGCGCGGAATCCAGGATGAATATCGTCAGGTGATCAAGACATGCCATGATCACGGAATAGGCGTGGTTGGCCTATTCGTCTTCGGCTTTGACGATGATACCCTCGAAACGTTCGAAGAGACGTGGAAGTTCATTCGCGAGAGCGAATTGGACTCGGTCTCGGTGACGGTGCTCACGCCGTATCCGGGAACGCCGCAACGCGCCCAGCTTGAGCGCGAAGGGCGGCTGCTTGATGTCCCTTGGAGCTATTATGACACTTCGCACGTCACATTTATTCCGAAGCAGATGACTGTCGACGAGCTGAGGGAAGCCTACGACTGGTTGTGCAAGAAAGTGTACAGCCCCTATCGTATTGCCCAGCGAGGCTTGCGGTCCCTCCGCCGCTACCCCATGGCGCGCCGTGCCAAGAAGCTGATGGCCTCATTCGGCACCGATGTCGGCTACTGGCGCACCTACCGCTTCCGCTACGTCTCCTGA
- a CDS encoding glycosyltransferase family 39 protein yields the protein MQSKAIPVPWGGVTPSTLVAPLLLAALLFAQVLLGAALRNGPFQDEATFIYAGRQYVEALTGGPPVTEEYARYFAGLPYLQPLALGALAMVGGLEAARALSTAMLLAVTLGVFLLTRLLFDERSALFAAAVFAFQAPVLFISRLATYDSGCLLLLTFAAVMAVGAAHSRGGRGLDLAAGAALLVAGAFLVKYSALMFVPVIVALLGAEAWRRAGARRAMVLVATMLAVWAGVAALSFVFLAGSLAQDVRNGVTFSVSVTRISPSDVERLLRERFVELTAGLCLLSAAGALLTARQRPLLAAVLAGGFLLAPLYHAVRGEMVSLQKHVAYGAIFAAPLAGSALARWWGSSGDLGLGIRRVSSGLVICLLAFSGVSGARLLYSEWPDGQSAAEIMRRELTPSSKVLAEEVEIVRLTAYGLLPDKNWVSTEWVGPSYAWPYPASRDGATGRTAMREAIEDGWFDLILFRYGPSNALARELEPVIQGSGRYTEIVRLPYRTRFGEGQYVLWKRVG from the coding sequence GTGCAGAGCAAAGCAATCCCGGTGCCTTGGGGAGGGGTGACCCCCTCAACGCTCGTCGCTCCGCTGCTCCTCGCAGCACTTCTCTTCGCCCAGGTCCTCTTGGGAGCGGCTCTTCGGAACGGGCCTTTTCAGGATGAGGCCACATTCATCTATGCGGGGCGGCAGTACGTTGAGGCGCTCACCGGGGGCCCCCCAGTCACCGAGGAGTATGCACGCTACTTCGCGGGCCTCCCCTATCTCCAGCCTTTGGCGCTCGGCGCTCTCGCCATGGTCGGCGGGCTCGAGGCGGCGCGCGCGCTCTCCACTGCTATGCTCCTTGCGGTTACGCTCGGCGTGTTTCTCCTCACGCGCCTTCTCTTCGACGAGCGAAGCGCCCTGTTCGCTGCGGCGGTCTTTGCCTTCCAAGCGCCGGTGCTCTTCATCAGCCGGCTTGCGACCTACGATTCGGGCTGTTTGCTCCTCCTGACGTTCGCTGCGGTGATGGCTGTCGGTGCCGCGCACTCTCGCGGCGGCCGTGGGCTCGACCTTGCAGCAGGTGCCGCCCTGCTCGTCGCCGGCGCCTTTCTTGTCAAGTATTCGGCGCTCATGTTTGTGCCGGTCATCGTCGCGCTGCTCGGCGCCGAAGCGTGGCGGAGAGCAGGGGCGCGGCGCGCGATGGTCCTCGTTGCGACGATGCTCGCCGTGTGGGCAGGAGTGGCCGCGCTCAGCTTCGTCTTTCTCGCCGGCTCGCTCGCGCAAGATGTTCGGAACGGCGTCACCTTCAGCGTTTCGGTGACCCGCATCAGCCCCAGCGACGTCGAACGTCTGCTCCGCGAGCGGTTCGTGGAACTGACCGCCGGCCTCTGCCTCCTGAGCGCCGCCGGCGCCCTCCTGACCGCACGCCAGCGGCCGCTACTCGCGGCGGTGCTGGCCGGCGGCTTCCTCCTTGCGCCCCTCTATCACGCCGTCCGCGGCGAGATGGTCTCGCTGCAGAAGCACGTAGCGTACGGCGCGATCTTCGCAGCGCCCCTTGCCGGATCTGCTCTCGCCCGCTGGTGGGGGAGCAGCGGCGACCTCGGGCTGGGGATCCGACGGGTGAGCAGCGGTCTCGTGATCTGCCTGCTCGCCTTCAGCGGCGTCAGCGGGGCACGGCTTCTCTACAGCGAGTGGCCAGATGGGCAGAGCGCCGCCGAAATAATGCGACGCGAACTGACCCCCTCAAGTAAGGTCTTGGCTGAGGAGGTCGAGATCGTGCGCCTCACCGCCTATGGGCTGCTGCCAGACAAAAACTGGGTGAGTACTGAGTGGGTCGGTCCCTCCTACGCGTGGCCCTACCCAGCAAGCCGTGACGGAGCGACGGGGCGAACGGCGATGCGTGAAGCGATTGAAGACGGCTGGTTCGACCTCATCCTGTTTCGCTACGGACCAAGTAACGCCCTTGCTAGGGAGCTGGAGCCTGTCATTCAGGGAAGCGGCCGCTATACCGAGATCGTTCGCCTTCCCTATCGCACTCGCTTCGGCGAAGGGCAGTACGTTCTCTGGAAGCGCGTGGGCTAA
- a CDS encoding DinB family protein: protein MTEQLGPARLDEAVAWFEENAAAARAVIVALSPESLRVVPDGEPWNVASIVSHMGAALHFSLAVEAVMRGGPPLGPEVFAENRAKVEAAAGASKEDLLAAFDEGVAAFRQHLASLDEEEYGRVYTMRDPFGRETTWSSRFGVWRQVTHLQEHVAQIRDWLARGSAPTA from the coding sequence GTGACCGAACAACTCGGCCCGGCGCGGCTCGACGAGGCAGTGGCGTGGTTTGAAGAGAATGCCGCGGCGGCTCGTGCGGTGATCGTCGCCCTCTCGCCCGAGTCGCTGCGGGTCGTTCCCGACGGCGAGCCGTGGAACGTCGCCTCGATCGTCAGCCACATGGGGGCTGCGCTCCATTTCTCGCTCGCCGTCGAAGCAGTGATGCGGGGCGGTCCTCCGCTGGGCCCGGAGGTGTTCGCCGAGAACCGAGCGAAGGTCGAAGCGGCCGCCGGCGCGTCGAAAGAGGACCTGCTCGCCGCCTTCGATGAAGGGGTGGCCGCCTTCCGGCAGCACCTCGCCTCGCTCGACGAGGAGGAATACGGGCGGGTCTACACGATGCGCGACCCGTTCGGCCGCGAGACGACTTGGAGTTCGCGCTTCGGCGTCTGGCGGCAGGTGACGCATCTGCAGGAGCATGTCGCCCAGATCCGCGACTGGCTTGCCCGCGGGTCAGCGCCGACCGCCTGA
- a CDS encoding glycosyl hydrolase, producing MLVGLSVLLSSCLFSPPTRIMLGVWQPGSLRELAALEAAVGKEFAIVHWFVGWGAPDAGFDAERIRAVLELGRTPMITWEPWDYRRGYDQPRYRLAAILRGDYDLYIRSWARGLRDIGERVLLRWGHEMNLGSYPWAVGVAGNTAAEYVATWRRLHAIFQQEGAVNVEWVWSPGVIWRPEAAFEPMFPGDDTVDWVALDVYNAEPWGGWRPFPEIAEESYRRLLALSRRPVMIAEIGVHDDPRKSAWIEATLRDLPRRFPRVRALVWFNEATHGFDWRIDASPEVLAAFARAVAPDWYLSRWEDP from the coding sequence GTGCTCGTAGGGCTGTCGGTCTTGCTCTCCTCCTGCCTCTTTTCTCCGCCGACGCGCATCATGCTCGGCGTCTGGCAGCCGGGCTCCCTTCGTGAACTGGCTGCGCTCGAGGCGGCGGTCGGGAAGGAATTTGCCATCGTCCACTGGTTTGTCGGCTGGGGCGCGCCCGATGCCGGCTTCGACGCGGAGCGGATACGCGCTGTCCTTGAGCTGGGCCGGACGCCGATGATCACGTGGGAGCCGTGGGATTATCGTCGCGGCTATGACCAGCCGCGCTATCGCCTCGCCGCCATCCTCCGCGGCGACTACGACCTCTACATTCGGAGCTGGGCGCGGGGGCTGCGCGATATCGGCGAACGTGTCCTCCTGCGGTGGGGACATGAGATGAACCTTGGAAGCTACCCCTGGGCGGTGGGGGTTGCGGGCAATACCGCCGCGGAGTATGTCGCGACGTGGCGGCGGCTCCATGCCATCTTTCAGCAGGAGGGCGCCGTCAATGTTGAGTGGGTCTGGTCGCCCGGGGTGATCTGGCGGCCGGAAGCTGCCTTTGAGCCGATGTTTCCGGGCGACGATACGGTGGACTGGGTTGCGCTCGACGTCTACAACGCGGAGCCGTGGGGAGGGTGGCGCCCATTTCCGGAGATCGCCGAAGAGTCGTACCGCCGGCTTCTAGCACTCAGTCGCCGCCCAGTGATGATCGCGGAGATCGGGGTTCACGACGACCCGCGGAAATCAGCGTGGATCGAGGCGACCCTGCGCGACCTCCCGCGGCGCTTCCCGCGCGTTCGCGCCCTCGTCTGGTTCAACGAAGCGACGCACGGCTTTGACTGGCGGATTGATGCGTCGCCGGAGGTGCTCGCCGCCTTCGCGCGTGCCGTCGCGCCCGACTGGTACCTCTCGCGCTGGGAAGACCCTTAG
- a CDS encoding DinB family protein, translating into MTEQPPSELRAKALREWEAHVARLRETVSRLSEEELSVGVAGEAWTVAQILYHAAAGLTYPRDLHQIALTTREATSADMRIYDPPVDELPSREELLALIDQRVAATRAYVAALAEDAFFAVTPVTMPSGRQVDVSLPAVLQSSIDHLREHLEQVQEWLARGRPVERRLLT; encoded by the coding sequence GTGACGGAGCAGCCGCCGAGCGAGCTGCGGGCGAAGGCCCTGCGCGAGTGGGAGGCGCACGTCGCGCGGCTTCGGGAGACCGTTTCGCGGCTGAGCGAGGAGGAGCTGTCGGTCGGGGTAGCGGGCGAAGCGTGGACTGTCGCCCAGATCCTGTATCACGCCGCGGCCGGGTTGACCTATCCTCGCGACCTCCACCAGATCGCCCTAACCACGCGCGAAGCGACATCGGCCGACATGCGGATCTATGACCCGCCTGTCGACGAGCTTCCATCCCGGGAGGAACTGCTCGCGCTCATCGATCAGCGCGTGGCAGCAACGCGCGCCTACGTTGCGGCGCTCGCCGAAGACGCATTCTTTGCTGTCACGCCGGTGACCATGCCGAGCGGCCGGCAGGTCGACGTCTCTCTGCCCGCCGTGCTCCAAAGCTCTATCGACCACCTGCGCGAGCATCTGGAGCAAGTGCAGGAGTGGCTGGCGCGTGGCCGGCCGGTCGAACGCCGTCTCCTCACCTGA
- a CDS encoding flippase-like domain-containing protein, giving the protein MRPLLSFLLRLTISLALVAWLIAQDNPARIAAEARGADVRIILLAFALYLLAIAMNAYKWGVLLRAQRVEVPLRQLLRSTFVGLFFGNFLPSNVGGDAVRAFDLSRSAVNGTAAATSVIVDRLVGLLVFIASAALFGTVAAMWTGATALWHVAVLSLALFAATLLLFLGLITRSVTRQARYLFVLLPPLNRLRMTGRTVADAFAAYRRAPGAIASAAAISFGIQTVTSVVNWLCGVAIGAEAPFVYFFVFNPIIAFVLLVPISINGLGVQQAVYVFFYASLAGVMSEAQALTMSLLMQGVIVGAGLLGGVAWLSALRRPTPAARDASGDDAASDPQRSPSPIRL; this is encoded by the coding sequence GTGAGGCCGCTGCTCTCCTTCCTCCTCCGCCTGACGATCAGTCTGGCGCTGGTCGCGTGGCTTATCGCCCAGGATAACCCGGCACGGATTGCAGCGGAAGCGCGCGGAGCGGATGTGCGCATCATCCTGCTCGCTTTCGCGCTCTACCTCCTTGCGATTGCGATGAATGCCTACAAGTGGGGGGTCCTCCTACGGGCACAGCGGGTGGAGGTTCCCCTCCGCCAGCTGCTCCGCTCGACGTTCGTCGGCCTCTTCTTCGGGAATTTTCTCCCGAGCAATGTCGGGGGCGACGCTGTCCGGGCGTTCGATCTCTCCCGCTCGGCCGTGAACGGGACCGCGGCGGCGACGTCGGTAATCGTCGACCGCCTCGTCGGACTGCTGGTCTTCATCGCCTCGGCAGCGCTCTTCGGAACGGTCGCAGCGATGTGGACCGGCGCGACAGCGCTCTGGCATGTTGCTGTCCTCTCGCTTGCGCTTTTCGCTGCGACCCTGCTGCTGTTCCTCGGGCTGATCACGCGGTCGGTGACGCGCCAAGCAAGGTATCTTTTCGTGCTTCTGCCGCCGCTCAACCGGCTGCGCATGACAGGCCGAACGGTCGCCGACGCCTTTGCCGCCTACCGGCGCGCTCCCGGGGCGATTGCGTCCGCCGCGGCAATTTCTTTCGGCATCCAGACGGTTACGTCGGTCGTCAACTGGCTGTGCGGCGTGGCGATCGGCGCGGAGGCGCCGTTCGTCTACTTCTTCGTCTTTAACCCGATCATTGCCTTTGTCTTGCTCGTGCCGATCTCGATCAACGGGCTTGGCGTCCAGCAAGCGGTCTATGTCTTCTTCTACGCGTCGCTTGCAGGGGTGATGAGCGAGGCGCAAGCCTTGACGATGTCCTTACTGATGCAGGGAGTTATTGTCGGCGCGGGGCTCCTCGGCGGCGTCGCTTGGCTCTCCGCACTCCGGCGCCCGACTCCTGCGGCGCGCGATGCCTCGGGCGACGACGCCGCGAGCGACCCGCAGCGGTCGCCGTCGCCGATCCGGCTGTGA